One part of the Rhodococcus oxybenzonivorans genome encodes these proteins:
- a CDS encoding Lrp/AsnC family transcriptional regulator, whose translation MINAIVLIHAEARRIPETAQAVADIDGVDKVYSCAGDIDLIAIVRVRDHAKIAEVVTEGINKVDGVSRTATHIAFQSYSSADVEAGFSIGE comes from the coding sequence ATGATCAACGCCATCGTCCTGATCCACGCCGAAGCTCGCCGCATCCCGGAAACGGCGCAAGCCGTCGCCGATATCGACGGCGTCGACAAGGTCTACTCCTGCGCCGGCGACATCGACCTGATCGCGATCGTGCGGGTCCGGGACCACGCGAAGATCGCTGAAGTGGTCACCGAGGGGATCAACAAGGTCGACGGAGTGTCCAGGACGGCAACGCACATCGCGTTCCAGTCCTATTCGAGCGCCGATGTCGAGGCCGGATTCTCCATCGGCGAATGA